Proteins from a single region of Punica granatum isolate Tunisia-2019 chromosome 8, ASM765513v2, whole genome shotgun sequence:
- the LOC116187149 gene encoding probable disease resistance protein At5g63020, with amino-acid sequence MADIAKTIFDTGLTCWDRTATYRKYIRHLGDNLTALKIKTEELGHVYDDVTAEGEGWIRKSGAAGWLERVKTLKEEVDKNLTEGKQTMGKNCLCGLCFSNCRARYAQSELAEGKKAELETELHQASNFKVKDDVAYEPPDLILRRSLEALRQKRDELQGVFETVKQRVKWEEDRHLVRTPEVRGWLDRVKLVLEKEVREILKQGAVEMAKSCKGEGEDSQSQRNSTSISIRAEAKRAILEEQLIAGRGFTVFSCRPDDYLMVARTLEPPVGGNAMFEEVWNWVEDETISCIGIFGMGGVGKTVLLDRVYNQFLHPSHDYDFVLRVVASRPANLDEIQNTIWKKLKLPEDEWNFHNRQGRADIIQSLMREKNFLLFLDNLWDHIELLTDLGIPRDHPKKCKIIFNTRDEGVCSSMKPNRTKKMECLPQDEALQLFRQKLGEKTWRTHPKIPEIAATMICQCKYLPLAVVTMARIMTGAMELKRWVEAEESLKIRLSKFPDMEKEVLTKLEYSYDSLPDETHKRCFLYMSMFPEDQDICEDDAIELWIGEGFLDGCVDVHEARAEGARILRSLRHACLVKYVKRARQFGAFIKMHDVVREMALWIESKQGSMKNRTFVQGGEFYKWKDADRILLCGGDQSFHSSLATVSCSSLSTLILRGTNWTEIPDEFFLCMPSLKVLNLSRNSLLENLPKSLWKLINLRYLKIDAFRRLIVVPEEIKNLKKLVVLILPRTVVLPEETISNLSSLRVFHWSNLSLPQRLDGYSEMVLLEDRRMQAVEEICLTLGSPEGIDKFLSCPEELHGHSRGLSLYQCFGLPTLRISASSVRRLGRNLQFLNLFNCRIGQIHISGDDEGSQGSHAGYPYSESDAPKPSRFASRDGFYSLRDVTISGCGELQDVTSLIYHAPNLESLRISHCQSMSEVIACDIEETDTTNNSIFQCLTFLQLSFLYRLESICMRALPFPSLKQIEVFGCPNLKKLPLDCNSANNTLQTIEGEEEWWEDLEWDDPACEGVFSSKFVRKEDE; translated from the exons ATGGCAGATATTGCAAAAACAATATTTGATACCGGCCTCACATGCTGGGATCGGACAGCTACGTACCGGAAGTATATCCGGCATCTTGGGGACAATTTGACTGCTCTCAAGATCAAGACAGAAGAACTGGGCCATGTCTATGATGATGTGACAGCTGAAGGAGAAGGATGGATCCGGAAGAGCGGTGCAGCTGGCTGGCTGGAGAGGGTGAAAACCCTCAAGGAGGAAGTCGACAAGAATTTGACGGAGGGGAAGCAGACAATGGGGAAGAATTGCCTGTGTGGTCTCTGTTTCAGCAATTGCCGTGCACGTTACGCGCAGTCGGAGCTTGCTGAGGGAAAGAAAGCTGAGCTAGAAACCGAACTGCACCAGGCCTCTAACTTCAAAGTAAAGGATGATGTTGCATACGAGCCTCCTGATTTGATCCTCAGGAGATCCCTTGAGGCACTTCGCCAGAAGAGGGATGAGCTGCAAGGTGTATTTGAAACGGTGAAACAACGCGTTAAGTGGGAAGAAGATCGGCACTTGGTTAGAACACCAGAAGTCCGCGGATGGTTGGACAGAGTCAAGCTTGTTCTCGAGAAGGAAGTAAGGGAAATTCTCAAGCAAGGGGCAGTGGAAATGGCCAAGAGCTGCAAGGGAGAGGGTGAGGACTCTCAGTCTCAAAG GAATTCAACCAGCATATCAATACGTGCAGAAGCGAAGAGAGCTATATTGGAAGAACAGCTCATAGCAGGTCGTGGTTTCACTGTTTTTTCCTGTAGGCCTGATGATTATCTGATGGTTGCGAGAACCCTTGAGCCCCCTGTGGGCGGCAATGCCATGTTTGAGGAGGTGTGGAATTGGGTTGAGGATGAAACAATTAGTTGCATTGGGATATTCGGGATGGGTGGTGTTGGAAAGACCGTCCTACTGGACAGAGTCTACAATCAATTCCTTCATCCTAGCCATGATTATGACTTTGTACTTCGGGTCGTGGCATCTAGACCAGCAAACTTGGATGAAATTCAGAACACCATCTGGAAAAAATTGAAGCTTCCAGAAGATGAATGGAATTTCCACAATAGACAAGGCAGAGCTGACATCATCCAAAGCTTGATGAGGGAAAAGAACTTTCTTCTGTTTCTAGATAACCTTTGGGATCACATAGAACTTTTGACTGATCTTGGGATCCCTCGCGACCATCCAAAAAAATGTAAGATTATATTCAATACTCGAGACGAGGGAGTTTGTAGTAGCATGAAACCGAACAGGACTAAGAAGATGGAGTGTTTGCCACAGGATGAAGCTCTTCAACTGTTCCGGCAAAAGCTAGGAGAAAAAACCTGGCGCACTCATCCAAAAATTCCTGAGATAGCAGCGACAATGATCTGTCAGTGCAAGTACCTCCCGCTCGCTGTTGTTACAATGGCACGAATCATGACTGGTGCAATGGAATTGAAACGTTGGGTGGAAGCTGAAGAAAGTCTGAAAATTCGTTTGTCTAAATTTCCAGATATGGAGAAGGAAGTGCTTACGAAACTGGAATATAGCTACGACAGTCTGCCCGATGAAACCCATAAAAGATGCTTTTTGTATATGTCGATGTTCCCGGAGGACCAGGATATTTGTGAAGATGATGCCATTGAGCTCTGGATTGGGGAGGGATTTCTCGATGGATGTGTTGACGTTCATGAAGCACGTGCTGAAGGGGCAAGGATACTTAGAAGCCTTAGGCATGCATGTTTAGTGAAGTACGTAAAACGTGCACGTCAATTTGGAGCCTTCATCAAGATGCATGATGTTGTCCGAGAAATGGCCTTGTGGATAGAGTCGAAACAGGGATCAATGAAGAATCGAACTTTTGTCCAAGGCGGAGAGTTTTACAAATGGAAGGATGCAGACAGGATACTCCTATGTGGTGGGGATCAAAGTTTTCACAGTTCCCTCGCAACTGTATCATGTTCCAGTCTTTCAACTTTGATACTAAGGGGCACGAACTGGACGGAAATCCCAGATGAATTCTTCTTATGCATGCCCAGTTTAAAAGTCTTGAATCTGTCGCGTAACTCTCTTCTGGAAAATTTGCCGAAGAGTCTTTGGAAGTTGATAAACCTGAGATACCTAAAGATAGATGCTTTTAGGCGCCTGATTGTGGTCCCAGAGGAGATTAAGAACTTGAAAAAGTTGGTGGTGCTGATTTTACCACGAACTGTTGTACTGCCAGAAGAAACCATATCGAATCTCTCCTCTCTAAGAGTGTTCCACTGGTCCAATTTATCTTTGCCTCAGAGATTGGATGGATACTCTGAGATGGTATTATTAGAGGATCGAAGAATGCAGGCTGTGGAGGAAATATGCCTAACTCTAGGCTCACCCGAAGGCATCGATAAGTTTTTGAGCTGCCCAGAAGAGCTGCATGGCCATTCGAGAGGACTCTCTCTCTATCAATGCTTTGGGTTGCCCACACTAAGGATCTCAGCGTCATCAGTGAGAAGATTGGGGCGAAACCTGCAgttccttaatttgtttaactGTAGAATCGGACAGATTCACATAAGCGGTGACGATGAGGGCTCTCAGGGAAGTCATGCAGGATACCCATATTCGGAATCCGATGCTCCTAAACCTTCAAGGTTTGCAAGTCGGGATGGTTTCTATAGCCTTAGGGATGTAACCATTAGCGGCTGTGGAGAATTACAAGATGTGACATCGCTAATTTATCACGCTCCTAACTTGGAGTCACTCAGAATCAGTCATTGTCAGTCGATGAGTGAAGTGATCGCCTGCGATATTGAAGAAACCGATACAACCAATAATAGTATATTCCAATGTCTTACCTTTCTCCAGTTAAGCTTCCTCTACCGATTGGAAAGCATCTGCATGAGAGCCTTGCCTTTTCCTTCACTCAAACAGAtcgaagtctttggctgcccAAACCTGAAGAAGCTCCCATTGGATTGCAACAGTGCGAATAATACTTTACAAACTattgaaggagaagaggagtGGTGGGAAGACTTGGAATGGGATGATCCTGCCTGTGAAGGAGTTTTCTCCTCAAAATTTGTCAG GAAGGAAGACGAATGA
- the LOC116187394 gene encoding chloroplast envelope quinone oxidoreductase homolog: protein MAGKLMRAVQYKSYGRGAAGLKHVEVPVRVPKENEVLIRTEAISLNPMDWRIQKGVTRPVLPRKFPHIPATDVAGEIVEVGTEVKNFKPGDKVVAVISHFVGGGLAEFAIAKESLTVARPHEVSAREAAGLPLAGLTAHQALTGPAGVKLDGRTDGHPINILVTAASGGVGHYAVQLAKLGNTHVTATCGARNLDFVKSLGADEVLDYKTPDGVALRSPSGKKYDAVIHCAMNRIPWLTFEPNLSDNRMVIDLTPGPRAMWTFVLNKLTYSRKQLVPMFMSSKSENLEFLVRLVKEGKLKTVIDSVHPLSKAEDGWAKSLDGHATGKIIIEP from the exons ATGGCCGGAAAGCTTATGCGCGCCGTCCAGTATAAATCCTACGGTAGAGGAGCTGCTGGCTTAAAG CATGTAGAAGTACCAGTTCGTGTACCGAAGGAGAATGAAGTTTTGATCAGAACCGAAGCAATTAGTCTTAATCCTATGGATTGGAGAATACAGAAGGGCGTCACAAGACCCGTTTTGCCCCGCAAGTTCCCTCATATACCCG CCACCGACGTAGCTGGAGAGATCGTAGAGGTCGGCACAGAAGTAAAGAACTTCAAACCGGGAGACAAAGTTGTTGCAGTGATTAGTCACTTT GTCGGGGGCGGGCTTGCGGAATTTGCCATTGCAAAGGAGTCCCTGACTGTTGCAAGGCCACACGAGGTGTCTGCCCGCGAAGCAGCTGGCCTGCCCCTGGCTGGGCTCACAGCTCACCAGGCCCTTACGGGGCCTGCTGGAGTCAAGCTTGATGGGAGGACAGACGGACACCCGATAAACATCCTCGTCACTGCAGCTTCTGGCGGGGTGGGTCATTACGCAGTCCAGCTAGCAAAGCTTGGGAACACCCACGTGACTGCTACCTGTGGAGCCCGCAACCTCGACTTCGTCAAAAGCCTCGGGGCCGACGAAGTCCTGGACTACAAAACCCCCGATGGGGTTGCCCTCAGGAGCCCATCGGGCAAGAAATATGATGCTGTGATCCACTGCGCAATGAATAGGATCCCGTGGTTGACCTTCGAGCCCAACCTGAGCGACAACAGGATGGTGATCGACCTAACTCCCGGGCCCCGGGCCATGTGGACCTTCGTCCTGAACAAGCTCACCTACTCAAGGAAACAGCTAGTGCCTATGTTTATGTCATCAAAAAGCGAGAACTTGGAGTTCTTGGTAAGGCTCGTGAAGGAAGGAAAGTTGAAGACTGTAATTGACTCTGTTCACCCACTTAGCAAAGCGGAGGATGGATGGGCTAAGAGCCTTGACGGGCATGCCACCGGTAAAATTATCATAGAGCCATAG